A single genomic interval of Arachis duranensis cultivar V14167 chromosome 7, aradu.V14167.gnm2.J7QH, whole genome shotgun sequence harbors:
- the LOC127740589 gene encoding uncharacterized protein LOC127740589, with the protein MWLNHPQLRSFVRFASGVLGLLCYALSSSFNSLFGKWNLLKTFLYCVFSFIICTADLFVKVSHGAGSLRLSETIRDVFKNLENLIYCDSAIGNVTGGIETITAR; encoded by the exons ATGTGGCTAAATCATCCACAACTACGGAGTTTTGTTCGTTTTGCTTCAGGCGTACTTGGATTGCTCTGTTACGCTTTGAGTTCCTCCTTCAACTCTCTGTTCGGGAAATGGAACCTGCTGAAAACATTTCTTTACTGTGTCTTCAGTTTCATCATCTGCACTGCAGATTTGTTTGTTAAG GTATCACATGGGGCAGGCAGTCTCCGACTAAGTGAGACAATAAGAGACGTTTTCAAAAACTTGGAGAATCTGATTTACTGTGATTCAGCCATTGGAAATGTTACAGGAGGCATTGAAACAATCACTGCGAGGTAA
- the LOC107458238 gene encoding exocyst complex component EXO70B1-like: MASLVFKIQRWLKQPKVWRFVGFASAVIGLLFYAMSSAFNSLFGEWNLLKTFLYSVLSFIICVTVLFAKAWEHSSNLRIKAHMAFFVLTITSFYSFFFDKAAKGKPDAYGLASCAAFAVMSFSLSRRTRCGFEVDMLYFFLGALIVQLMKIKWVLGIAGAGFSYFLIVFLSWLDDLQPEENAYIELQDQPQVIIQVGSLQPRESNASSGSAPVCTQPEANIQDQATPDGDSHSQKANADFALIKPHLLVSLKALKKQNEKIFGLLYGQSLVDSIQHDQNLFTDVIPLKIINRLNGALKIAAANGFEKEWCQLYSSCRREFLHQCLSKLELEDSNNEDTNWREGFRIAIHKLFPAERRLCNRVFFGFSSLEDLTFMLICKELTVYFLNFANTVANTTPFENSWRSTLVSQVEMFRDMSDMIPGLESVFPDQHSEILKIEAMMTRQRLGEKIRDVFKDMENLICCDSASVDAVGDVDVLTSNIMQGLSVALRNWNIIRKAFIEYPMDVNRGGSYPSLSSQIARIMELLDNHLEAKCKTYTDPALGHVAMLNNVTFITQRVLHHPSIARFRSDNYSAANIWDEDWMKKCTAKIRQNLEDYKRSSWNELLGLLKLDNNESLENNVAAESMKEKLKLFNVQFEEICCTQSKWFARDNNIRKEIIVSLENTLLPAYGSFVGRLQDVLGKAAYDYIQYGMLDIPDRLNRLFLGDKRMSP; this comes from the coding sequence ATGGCGTCCTTGGTCTTCAAGATTCAGCGGTGGCTGAAGCAGCCAAAGGTATGGAGATTTGTGGGTTTTGCTTCAGCTGTGATTGGCCTCTTATTTTATGCTATGAGTTCTGCCTTCAACTCTTTATTTGGCGAGTGGAACTTGCTCAAAACGTTTCTCTATAGCGTTCTGAGCTTCATCATCTGTGTTACTGTGTTATTTGCAAAGGCATGGGAACACTCAAGTAATCTTAGGATAAAAGCTCACATGGCATTCTTTGTACTGACCATCACTTCATtctattcctttttctttgataAAGCTGCCAAGGGGAAGCCGGATGCATATGGTCTGGCTTCTTGTGCTGCGTTTGCTGTGATGTCATTCAGTTTGTCAAGACGCACTCGCTGCGGATTTGAAGTGGACATGCTATATTTCTTCTTGGGAGCTCTGATAGTACAACTCATGAAGATAAAATGGGTGTTGGGTATAGCTGGAGCAGGTTTCAGTTATTTCCTAATCGTTTTCCTTTCTTGGTTAGATGATCTACAACCTGAAGAAAATGCATATATTGAACTCCAAGATCAGCCTCAAGTGATCATTCAGGTAGGTTCACTACAACCACGAGAATCCAATGCTAGCAGCGGTAGTGCTCCTGTTTGCACACAACCAGAGGCCAATATTCAAGATCAAGCAACCCCTGATGGGGATTCACATTCACAAAAAGCCAATGCTGATTTTGCTCTTATAAAGCCGCATCTGTTGGTTTCTTTAAAAGCACTTAAGAAACAGAACGAGAAAATTTTTGGCTTGCTTTACGGCCAGTCTTTGGTAGATTCCATTCAGCATGACCAAAACTTGTTTACTGACGTGATTCCATTGAAAATTATCAATCGCCTTAATGGAGCTCTTAAAATTGCGGCTGCCAATGGGTTTGAGAAGGAGTGGTGCCAGTTATACAGCAGTTGTCGCAGAGAGTTCTTGCACCAGTGCCTTTCCAAGTTAGAGTTGGAAGACTCAAACAACGAGGACACAAATTGGAGAGAAGGTTTTCGTATTGCAATCCACAAATTATTTCCTGCCGAAAGGAGACTTTGCAATCGTGTTTTCTTTGGATTCTCCTCCCTTGAAGATCTAACTTTCATGTTGATTTGCAAAGAACTCACCGTTTATTTCCTAAACTTTGCAAATACTGTTGCAAATACTACTCCATTTGAAAACAGTTGGAGAAGTACTTTGGTAAGCCAAGTGGAAATGTTTAGGGACATGAGTGACATGATACCTGGATTGGAATCGGTGTTCCCTGATCAGCACAGTGAAATACTAAAAATTGAAGCAATGATGACTCGACAAAGATTGGGTGAGAAGATTAGGGATGTTTTCAAAGACATGGAGAATCTGATTTGCTGTGATTCAGCTAGTGTGGATGCTGTAGGTGACGTTGATGTGCTTACCTCCAACATCATGCAAGGTCTTAGTGTAGCATTGAGAAATTGGAATATAATTAGGAAGGCTTTCATAGAGTATCCGATGGACGTTAATAGAGGGGGATCTTATCCTTCACTTTCTTCCCAGATAGCTCGGATAATGGAGTTGCTGGATAACCACTTAGAAGCCAAATGCAAAACCTACACTGATCCTGCTTTGGGACATGTTGCCATGTTGAATAATGTCACGTTCATCACACAAAGGGTACTACATCATCCTTCCATAGCCCGATTTAGGAGCGATAACTACAGTGCCGCTAACATTTGGGATGAAGATTGGATGAAAAAGTGCACAGCGAAAATTCGGCAAAACCTTGAAGATTATAAAAGAAGTTCATGGAATGAGTTGCTGGGCTTATTGAAGCTGGATAACAATGAATCACTGGAAAATAATGTAGCAGCTGAGTCCATGAAAGAGAAGCTAAAGTTGTTCAATGTTCAATTTGAGGAGATATGCTGCACTCAGTCTAAATGGTTTGCCAGGGATAATAATATACGGAAAGAGATAATAGTATCCCTAGAAAACACTTTGTTGCCAGCATATGGAAGCTTTGTTGGAAGGCTCCAGGATGTTCTCGGTAAGGCTGCTTATGACTATATCCAGTATGGAATGCTTGACATTCCAGATCGACTCAACCGCCTTTTTCTTGGAGACAAGCGGATGAGTCCGTAG
- the LOC107458271 gene encoding exocyst complex component EXO70B1-like yields the protein MGPLLNQIKMWLKHPQLWSFVRFASAVLGLLCYALSSSFNSLFGKWNMLKTFLYCVFSFIICTAVLFIKVSHGPGSLRLKAHLAFLVLMITSFYSFYFDKAVNGKPDAYSIASCAAFAVMFLGLSRHSNCGFELDLLYFFLAALTIQLTRIKWVFGILGACYSYALIMIHSGLDAQQGANGYHGVPEEPHVIQVDPPESLLNSSITQDSAITQVDSHSQEVNNDFALIKPGLLSSLKALKKQNRKLLGLLYGQSLMEPFDLDDNLLIDMLPCEIINNINETFKMALAAGYEKECCHLYSNCRREFLQQFLSELELKHTREDHNVFITHNILSWNRTFKIALRVLFLYERRLCDRVFFGFSSVGDLSFVLACKELTTHLLNFVNTIVVDIRSPLAMFRRVVSMFEELNDMITELESLFPDQAGVSLRNDAIKARRRLGETIRDVFKNLENLIHCDSAIADVPGGIEPITCDVMNCLGAIVRVMPMIEKAFKEYPTTTCPSFPAKIAWMIELLENHLEAKYKIYTGTSLDYVAMMNNTMYIKLETLKHFPSARFMDFGRVKRYSFAEILGDNWIQKHTGEFQKNLEDYQRSSWDEVLGLLKLDNNNESLAKDVAIESMKEKLKLFNIQFEEICCTQSKWFVSYEIRKEIIVSVENMLLPAYGSFVGRLQDVLGKASYDYIQYGMLEIKARLNRLFLGGKRMSR from the exons ATGGGACCTTTGCTTAACCAAATAAAGATGTGGCTGAAGCATCCCCAACTATGGAGTTTTGTACGTTTTGCTTCAGCCGTACTTGGATTGCTCTGTTACGCTTTAAGTTCCTCCTTCAACTCTCTGTTCGGGAAATGGAACATGCTGAAAACATTTCTTTACTGTGTCTTCAGTTTCATCATTTGCACTGCAGTTTTGTTTATAAAG GTATCACATGGCCCAGGAAGTCTCCGACTAAAAGCTCATCTTGCCTTTTTGGTTCTGATGATTACATCTTTCTACTCCTTCTACTTTGATAAAGCCGTGAATGGAAAACCAGATGCATACTCTATAGCTTCTTGTGCTGCTTTTGCTGTGATGTTTCTTGGCTTGTCAAGGCATAGTAACTGCGGATTTGAACTGGACTTGCTCTATTTCTTTCTCGCGGCTCTAACAATACAACTCACGAGGATAAAGTGGGTTTTTGGGATACTTGGAGCATGTTATAGCTATGCTctcatcatgatccatagcggTTTGGATGCTCAACAAGGAGCGAATGGATATCATGGAGTCCCAGAAGAGCCTCATGTCATTCAAGTAGATCCACCAGAATCGCTATTAAATTCTAGCATTACTCAAGACAGCGCAATCACCCAAGTTGATTCGCATTCGCAAGAAGTCAATAATGATTTTGCTCTCATCAAGCCGGGCCTCTTGTCTTCTCTAAAGGCACTTAAGAAGCAGAATCGAAAACTTTTAGGCCTACTTTACGGCCAGTCCCTGATGGAGCCTTTTGATCTCGATGACAATTTGTTAATCGACATGCTTCCGTGTGAAATTATCAACAACATCAACGAAACTTTTAAGATGGCACTGGCTGCTGGATATGAAAAGGAGTGCTGCCACTTATACAGCAATTGTCGCAGGGAGTTCTTGCAACAGTTTCTTTCAGAATTAGAGTTGAAACACACACGTGAGGACCATAATGTTTTCATCACACACAACATTCTAAGTTGGAACAGAACTTTTAAAATCGCCCTCCGTGTACTATTTCTATATGAACGCAGGCTTTGTGATCGCGTCTTCTTCGGATTCTCCTCAGTGGGGGATCTATCTTTTGTGCTGGCTTGCAAGGAACTCACAACTCATCTACTAAACTTTGTGAATACAATAGTAGTTGACATCCGTTCGCCTCTAGCCATGTTTAGAAGAGTGGTGAGTATGTTTGAGGAGTTGAATGACATGATTACCGAGTTGGAATCATTATTTCCTGATCAGGCCGGTGTATCGCTGAGAAACGATGCAATCAAGGCAAGGAGGAGACTAGGTGAGACAATAAGAGACGTTTTCAAAAACTTGGAGAATCTGATTCACTGTGATTCAGCCATTGCGGATGTTCCAGGAGGCATTGAACCAATCACCTGCGATGTAATGAATTGTCTTGGTGCAATAGTAAGAGTCATGCCTATGATTGAGAAAGCTTTCAAAGAATATCCTACAACAACTTGTCCTTCATTTCCTGCCAAGATAGCTTGGATGATAGAGCTGTTGGAGAACCATTTGGAAGCCAAGTACAAAATTTACACTGGAACTTCTTTGGATTATGTGGCCATGATGAATAACACTATGTATATAAAACTAGAGACACTGAAGCATTTCCCTTCTGCTCGATTTATGGACTTCGGCAGAGTCAAACGATATAGTTTCGCTGAAATTTTGGGCGATAATTGGATACAAAAGCACACCGGAGAATTCCAGAAAAACCTTGAAGACTATCAAAGAAGCTCATGGGATGAGGTGCTAGGCTTGTTGAAGTTAGACAACAACAACGAATCACTGGCAAAAGATGTAGCAATTGAGTCCATGAAAGAGAAGTTAAAGTTGTTCAACATTCAATTTGAGGAGATATGTTGCACTCAGTCTAAATGGTTTGTTAGCTATGAAATACGGAAAGAGATAATAGTATCCGTAGAAAACATGTTGTTGCCGGCATATGGAAGCTTCGTTGGAAGGCTCCAGGATGTTCTTGGCAAGGCTTCTTATGACTATATACAGTATGGAATGCTTGAAATTAAAGCTCGGCTGAATCGTTTGTTTCTCGGAGGCAAACGGATGAGTCGGTAG